The following are from one region of the Hymenobacter radiodurans genome:
- a CDS encoding ArnT family glycosyltransferase, producing the protein MPESTLPTKGSTLGRLASVLLVCVFSFFVHVGAPEVSLMEARNFVAAREMVAGGSWLIPTLNHELRLAKPPLPTWAVAATQQLVAPTNNLALLRLPAAVMATLLVLMFWGLARELTRDAPFESDNPGRTAWLSALVLASSLLVIVSGREGQWDIFAYGFVVGALWLLVRGWRSAGQGYGTFSGAGLLLGFSMLSKGPVALYGALLPFVACYLSRLNPEMRGGVRGHWRGTLLAGMVALVVGGSWPLYILYHVRPAALAVAQTEVTAWGERHVQPLWYYSPFFVYTGVWVVATVAALVVPYAKRRLGAFCPMYWSWAGC; encoded by the coding sequence GTGCCTGAATCAACGCTACCAACCAAAGGCAGCACGCTCGGCCGATTGGCGTCCGTGCTGCTGGTCTGCGTATTTAGCTTTTTTGTTCACGTAGGCGCCCCGGAGGTTAGTCTGATGGAAGCCCGCAATTTTGTGGCTGCCCGCGAAATGGTGGCCGGCGGCTCCTGGCTGATTCCTACCCTGAACCATGAGTTGCGGTTGGCCAAGCCCCCACTGCCTACCTGGGCCGTTGCGGCCACGCAGCAACTCGTAGCCCCCACCAACAATTTGGCTTTGCTCCGACTTCCGGCCGCTGTGATGGCTACGCTACTGGTCCTGATGTTCTGGGGCCTGGCCCGCGAGCTAACGCGCGATGCGCCTTTTGAAAGCGATAACCCCGGCCGCACGGCCTGGTTGAGTGCGCTGGTATTAGCCAGTAGCCTGCTGGTAATTGTGAGTGGCCGGGAAGGGCAGTGGGATATTTTTGCGTACGGGTTCGTCGTGGGGGCGCTGTGGCTGCTGGTGCGGGGCTGGCGGAGCGCCGGCCAAGGCTATGGTACCTTCAGTGGAGCCGGACTGCTGCTGGGTTTTTCAATGCTGAGCAAAGGTCCCGTGGCCTTGTATGGAGCACTCTTGCCATTTGTGGCGTGCTATCTATCTCGGCTAAATCCGGAAATGCGCGGGGGAGTGCGCGGGCATTGGCGCGGCACCTTGCTGGCCGGGATGGTGGCGCTCGTGGTGGGCGGCAGCTGGCCACTGTATATTCTCTATCATGTGCGCCCGGCAGCCTTGGCGGTAGCTCAAACAGAGGTGACGGCCTGGGGTGAGCGACATGTCCAGCCGCTGTGGTATTACTCGCCTTTCTTTGTATATACCGGCGTGTGGGTGGTGGCAACAGTAGCTGCCCTGGTGGTACCCTACGCGAAGCGGCGTCTGGGGGCTTTTTGCCCTATGTATTGGTCCTGGGCTGGCTGCTAG
- a CDS encoding NAD-dependent epimerase/dehydratase family protein, producing MPSVLVTGCAGFIGSHLCERLLADGYQVVGLDNFDPFYDRRLKQDNMGGFFQHSDFHFLELDLRAGTEALTHALADTPIDIVVHLAAKAGVGPSVREPAAYLENNVLGTTHLLEWMRLQGVGKLFFASSSSVYGNSPQRPFREDQDLLQACISPYAASKLAGEQLTYTYHHLYGLSVLNARFFTVFGPRQRPDLAIHKFVRLLRAGEPIPVFGDGTTARDYTFVGDTVDGIARGVAYLVSQPIGFNTINLGNSHPIPLLELIQAVGEAVGIAPQLAFQPMQAGDVDVTYADIRKAQELLGYAPRTSLAEGLTLFINWQQKTSTSPLQA from the coding sequence ATGCCTTCGGTTCTGGTTACGGGTTGCGCCGGCTTTATTGGGTCCCACCTTTGTGAACGGCTGTTAGCTGATGGCTACCAAGTTGTCGGCCTCGATAACTTCGACCCCTTTTATGACCGCCGCCTAAAGCAGGACAATATGGGGGGCTTTTTTCAGCACTCCGACTTTCACTTTCTCGAGTTGGACCTGCGCGCCGGCACCGAAGCCCTGACCCATGCCTTGGCCGATACACCAATCGACATAGTGGTGCACCTGGCGGCCAAAGCCGGCGTGGGGCCATCGGTGCGTGAACCAGCGGCCTATCTGGAAAATAATGTCCTGGGCACTACCCACCTGCTGGAATGGATGCGGCTGCAAGGCGTCGGAAAATTATTTTTTGCCTCGTCGTCCTCCGTCTACGGCAACTCTCCCCAACGGCCCTTCCGGGAAGATCAGGACCTGCTGCAAGCCTGCATCTCGCCGTATGCTGCCTCAAAGCTGGCCGGTGAGCAGCTGACCTATACCTACCACCACCTCTATGGCCTGAGCGTGCTGAATGCCCGTTTCTTTACGGTATTTGGCCCCCGCCAACGCCCCGATCTGGCTATTCATAAATTTGTGCGCCTGCTGCGGGCAGGTGAGCCCATCCCGGTGTTTGGCGACGGCACCACGGCCCGCGACTACACCTTCGTGGGCGATACCGTGGACGGCATCGCGCGGGGCGTAGCGTATTTAGTATCCCAGCCCATCGGCTTCAATACTATCAATCTGGGCAACAGCCACCCGATACCACTGCTAGAGTTGATTCAGGCAGTCGGTGAGGCCGTAGGAATTGCCCCCCAGCTAGCCTTCCAGCCCATGCAGGCCGGCGACGTGGATGTGACCTACGCCGACATCCGTAAAGCCCAAGAGTTGCTGGGGTACGCCCCCCGGACCTCCCTGGCAGAGGGTTTAACGCTATTTATCAACTGGCAACAGAAGACCAGCACCTCGCCGCTACAGGCCTAA
- a CDS encoding sensor histidine kinase produces MPDVLIPFLLVGPILLLLALGIVTILIREQRRRLVQEQEKQLLLAQQNEQLEQQVAARTSEIIAQRNDLEQALADLRTTQSQLVQREKMASLGELTAGIAHEMQNPLNFVTNFSDLSVDLVAELEEELAKEQLSEKGQHTIQQLLQELIQNQSRIHQHGHRADRIVKSMLEHSRANSTQRQATNINTLVEESLRLAYHGWRAKNKDSNATLLTELDPSLKPVLVLPQDLSRVFLNLLTNAFYAVAEKSRQAPPGYCPEVCVQTRQVGNTVQVRVRDNGNGIPAAVREKIYQPFFTTKPTGEGTGLGLSLSYDIITKGHGGTLSVDSKEGEYTEFTISLPLDPKKRLA; encoded by the coding sequence ATGCCCGACGTCCTGATTCCCTTTCTGCTCGTTGGCCCCATCCTGCTGCTGCTGGCCCTGGGCATCGTGACCATCCTGATTCGGGAGCAGCGGCGGCGCCTGGTGCAGGAGCAGGAAAAGCAGCTGCTGCTGGCCCAGCAGAATGAGCAGCTGGAGCAGCAGGTGGCGGCGCGTACCTCGGAGATAATTGCCCAGCGCAACGACCTGGAACAGGCCCTGGCCGACCTGCGAACCACCCAAAGCCAGCTGGTGCAGCGGGAGAAAATGGCGAGCCTAGGGGAGCTCACCGCTGGCATTGCCCACGAGATGCAGAACCCGCTGAATTTCGTCACCAACTTCTCCGACCTCAGCGTTGATTTGGTAGCCGAATTGGAGGAGGAGCTCGCCAAAGAACAGCTCTCGGAGAAAGGCCAGCACACTATTCAGCAGCTCTTGCAGGAACTGATTCAGAACCAAAGCCGCATTCATCAGCACGGCCACCGGGCCGACCGCATTGTGAAAAGCATGCTGGAGCACTCCCGGGCCAACAGCACCCAGCGGCAGGCGACCAACATCAACACCTTGGTGGAGGAAAGCCTACGCCTGGCGTATCATGGTTGGCGGGCGAAAAACAAGGATTCCAACGCCACGCTCCTCACCGAACTCGACCCCAGCCTGAAGCCCGTATTAGTGCTGCCCCAGGACCTGAGCCGGGTGTTTCTGAACCTGCTGACCAATGCTTTCTACGCCGTAGCGGAAAAGAGCCGGCAAGCGCCCCCTGGCTATTGCCCGGAGGTATGCGTGCAAACCCGACAAGTGGGCAATACGGTGCAAGTGCGGGTGCGCGACAACGGGAACGGGATTCCGGCAGCGGTGCGCGAGAAAATATATCAGCCCTTTTTCACTACCAAACCCACGGGGGAGGGCACGGGGCTGGGCCTCTCGCTCAGCTACGATATTATCACTAAAGGCCACGGTGGTACCCTTTCCGTGGACAGCAAGGAGGGAGAATACACGGAGTTTACCATTTCCCTGCCGCTCGACCCCAAAAAGCGCTTGGCGTAG
- a CDS encoding tetratricopeptide repeat protein, producing the protein MKKILLTLVAAATLHTASAQNSAVTNAILFQRQGTLDKARTEIDKAVQNPKTSTKAKTWFTRGEVYDGMAASPIYGKALAPGEGAKVAFESYQKAIELDGKDGEFGKQAVAKMDNLYGLALNAGVESYNGKNFDEAIKSYQMAQQIRPQDTTAYLYAAYAAEAKQDFATAKSTYAKLQAMNYKSPQMYGRLLQIAREEKNDAEAMKVVQQALQAYPNNKAFMLEELNMYLAAGRGKEALDKIDRAIAADPTNSNLYAVKGSILDQNKQPEQALAAYRKAVEVNPDNFDAQFNMGVYNYNKAAENFTKASKMDMASYQKSGKKLEADGKKYFEQALPHFEKALQLQPDDRATISSLQKVYVRLGRNADAEKMNAKLETLKK; encoded by the coding sequence ATGAAGAAGATTCTTTTGACCCTGGTTGCTGCAGCGACACTCCACACTGCATCGGCTCAGAACTCGGCCGTTACCAACGCCATTCTCTTCCAACGTCAGGGTACCCTTGATAAGGCTCGTACCGAAATCGATAAGGCTGTTCAAAATCCGAAGACCTCTACCAAGGCTAAAACTTGGTTTACGCGGGGTGAAGTGTACGACGGCATGGCTGCCAGCCCGATCTATGGTAAAGCCTTAGCACCAGGTGAGGGGGCCAAAGTTGCCTTCGAATCCTATCAGAAGGCAATTGAGTTGGACGGCAAGGATGGAGAATTCGGTAAGCAAGCTGTTGCCAAAATGGATAACCTGTACGGATTGGCCCTCAATGCCGGCGTGGAAAGCTATAATGGTAAAAACTTCGACGAAGCCATTAAGTCGTACCAGATGGCTCAGCAGATTCGTCCTCAAGACACAACCGCGTACCTCTATGCAGCATATGCGGCCGAAGCTAAGCAGGACTTTGCTACGGCAAAGAGTACCTATGCTAAGCTGCAGGCGATGAACTACAAGTCGCCACAGATGTATGGCCGCCTGTTGCAAATTGCTCGCGAGGAGAAGAATGATGCTGAGGCTATGAAAGTGGTTCAGCAGGCATTGCAGGCATATCCGAACAACAAGGCATTCATGCTGGAAGAGCTAAACATGTACCTGGCTGCCGGCCGTGGTAAAGAAGCCCTTGACAAAATCGACCGCGCTATTGCCGCTGATCCAACGAACTCGAACCTGTACGCCGTGAAAGGCTCGATTCTGGACCAGAATAAACAGCCTGAGCAAGCGTTAGCCGCATATCGCAAGGCAGTTGAGGTGAATCCTGACAACTTCGATGCTCAATTTAATATGGGCGTTTACAACTATAATAAGGCTGCTGAGAACTTTACGAAGGCCAGCAAGATGGACATGGCGAGCTACCAGAAATCGGGTAAGAAGCTGGAAGCCGATGGCAAAAAATACTTTGAGCAGGCGTTACCACATTTTGAAAAGGCTTTGCAACTGCAGCCCGATGATCGTGCTACCATTTCATCTCTGCAGAAAGTATACGTTCGCTTAGGTCGTAATGCTGATGCTGAGAAAATGAATGCGAAGCTTGAGACACTGAAGAAATAA
- a CDS encoding glycosyltransferase family 2 protein has translation MHFSVITPSHNRRQYLPEAVASVRASISAPLDFSFDHLIYDNGSTDGTDEWLHQAAADTPNLRTWSHPEPLKAGEARNRIIRETPPMPGWCLSMMTIFCSSARSTTMPTWWSATPTPPGLSPISCALIRMAATYPTKIITPGALSRQ, from the coding sequence ATGCACTTTTCCGTTATTACTCCCAGCCACAACCGCCGCCAGTATCTGCCCGAAGCGGTGGCTAGCGTACGGGCCAGCATCAGCGCCCCACTCGACTTCTCATTTGATCATCTAATCTACGACAACGGCTCTACCGATGGCACCGATGAGTGGCTGCATCAGGCCGCGGCCGACACCCCTAATCTGCGCACGTGGAGCCATCCGGAGCCTTTGAAAGCAGGGGAGGCGCGCAACCGTATTATTCGCGAAACGCCCCCGATGCCTGGCTGGTGCCTCTCGATGATGACGATATTCTGCTCCAGCGCACGCTCTACCACTATGCCGACTTGGTGGAGCGCCACCCCGACGCCCCCTGGTTTGTCGCCGATTTCCTGCGCATTGATCAGGATGGCCGCTACCTACCCAACGAAGATTATTACGCCTGGCGCTTTGAGTCGCCAGTAG
- a CDS encoding phosphatase PAP2 family protein, which translates to MVSTFTLAHSWRVRTVGLLLALGTAAPVQAQITPPAAADTLRKYETPAQASAIKKPWYQGKLVRATLVPAVMIGYGFYTHKGGGFYTNEQANRDIHKLFPTYRTSLDDYLLLAPYAELGLVALAGVESRSDRINTLLVIGKAEAIMLTSVYALKYITRRPRPDGSDNESFPSGHTAQAFLAASIVHTEFRDKSQWYGIGAYTIATGVGALRMINTKHWQSDVVAGAGFGILSAHLAYLTHRNRWGRQPRLPKGMTLTPTLYGGATGLCFIWRPQ; encoded by the coding sequence ATGGTATCTACTTTTACCCTTGCTCATTCCTGGCGCGTTCGCACCGTTGGGCTGCTGTTGGCGCTGGGCACGGCAGCTCCGGTGCAGGCCCAGATTACGCCGCCCGCCGCCGCCGATACTCTCCGTAAGTACGAAACGCCCGCCCAGGCTTCGGCCATCAAGAAACCCTGGTATCAGGGCAAGCTGGTGCGCGCCACCCTTGTGCCAGCCGTGATGATTGGCTACGGTTTTTACACTCATAAGGGTGGCGGTTTTTATACCAACGAGCAGGCCAACCGTGACATTCACAAGCTGTTTCCCACTTACCGCACTTCCCTCGATGATTATCTCCTATTGGCCCCCTACGCGGAGCTGGGCCTTGTGGCGCTGGCCGGCGTAGAGTCGCGCAGCGACCGAATAAATACGCTGCTGGTCATTGGCAAAGCAGAGGCGATTATGCTTACTTCTGTTTACGCCCTAAAGTACATTACCCGCCGGCCCCGCCCCGATGGATCTGACAACGAATCGTTTCCTTCCGGCCACACGGCTCAGGCCTTCCTGGCCGCCAGCATCGTGCACACGGAGTTTCGCGATAAAAGTCAGTGGTACGGCATTGGGGCGTATACCATTGCCACGGGCGTGGGGGCGCTGCGCATGATAAACACCAAGCACTGGCAGAGCGACGTGGTGGCCGGGGCTGGCTTCGGCATTCTCTCCGCCCACCTTGCCTATCTCACCCACCGCAACCGCTGGGGTCGGCAGCCGCGCCTGCCAAAAGGCATGACCCTGACGCCGACCCTGTACGGGGGCGCTACGGGGCTGTGCTTTATCTGGCGCCCTCAGTAG
- a CDS encoding YitT family protein, with protein sequence MITDKLRRGATVFEVTQGYGSHGHQHLKVEAIFTVVTRLEVVGLTDEIHKIDPNAFVVMQSISDTKGGLVKKRALH encoded by the coding sequence ATGATAACCGATAAGCTGCGCCGGGGTGCTACCGTGTTTGAAGTTACCCAGGGCTACGGCTCGCACGGGCATCAGCACCTGAAGGTAGAAGCCATTTTTACGGTCGTTACCCGTCTTGAGGTCGTGGGCCTCACCGATGAGATTCATAAAATCGATCCGAACGCTTTTGTGGTCATGCAAAGCATCAGCGACACCAAGGGCGGATTGGTCAAGAAGCGCGCCTTGCACTAA
- a CDS encoding glycerophosphodiester phosphodiesterase, whose protein sequence is MAGILGASRLIWEANASVPGPISNRHGGHIQVIGHAGSGFFTPLNPFNPLPPSSLAGVEKALAQGADGVEIDVQLSQDSIPMLYHDPTLTSMTTGSGCVSQKPAAALVKLPYRGGWGYDLFQSERLITFETLLARVARYPRYPYLHLDLHEHDVCGGEYTRSPALVRALAASIRRYKVPPERLLILTTYQPTLRQLKQELPQVPLGLEVTKGENLSDGLAAARAIGVQAIVIPKAMATPEQVAQVQAAGFDAVLFGGRSAGSIRRLVAAHPDAIEVDNVPQLLRTLQR, encoded by the coding sequence TTGGCTGGCATATTGGGTGCCAGCCGCTTGATCTGGGAAGCCAATGCCTCCGTGCCCGGCCCCATTTCGAACCGTCATGGTGGTCATATTCAGGTAATTGGTCACGCTGGCTCCGGCTTTTTTACTCCGCTCAATCCTTTCAATCCCTTGCCCCCCAGCAGCCTGGCAGGCGTGGAGAAGGCTCTTGCTCAGGGAGCTGATGGTGTGGAGATTGATGTGCAGTTAAGTCAGGATAGCATACCAATGCTATACCATGATCCTACGCTTACTTCCATGACTACTGGCAGCGGCTGCGTCAGTCAAAAGCCCGCGGCGGCCTTGGTGAAGCTCCCGTATCGGGGTGGGTGGGGCTACGATCTATTTCAAAGCGAGCGACTAATAACATTCGAAACCCTGTTAGCACGCGTAGCGCGCTATCCACGGTATCCGTATCTACATCTCGACCTGCACGAGCATGATGTCTGTGGCGGCGAGTATACCCGCTCACCCGCTTTGGTTCGAGCCCTCGCGGCTTCGATTCGCCGTTATAAAGTACCCCCGGAGCGTTTGCTCATTCTTACAACCTATCAACCCACGCTGCGCCAACTCAAGCAGGAACTCCCGCAGGTTCCGCTGGGCCTGGAAGTTACGAAAGGCGAAAACCTCAGCGACGGATTGGCTGCCGCCAGGGCCATCGGGGTGCAGGCCATCGTCATTCCCAAAGCGATGGCAACGCCTGAGCAGGTGGCGCAGGTGCAGGCAGCGGGCTTCGATGCCGTGCTGTTTGGTGGGCGTTCGGCCGGCTCCATACGGCGTTTAGTAGCCGCCCACCCCGATGCCATTGAGGTGGATAACGTTCCTCAACTGCTGCGCACGCTCCAACGATAG
- a CDS encoding cyclic nucleotide-binding domain-containing protein encodes MEKLTRYLGIRPGETKTVGLFFAHNFLLGIGTILVYVTANVLLLEEHPERNLPLAYCVGALAMMAVGKLYAHFEHHWLLQKLAVRALLVAVVLTLVLALLLLLGPSVTTAVAIMTGYRLIYLLTNLEFWGMSAVVFNVRQGRRLFSIISAGDMPAKAVGAVLAVVVHAYNELYVLLLTACGAYILASWIQRATFQSRVVEARPGAPRVARPVQSALVRQVFGASPLIHAMGLSLTAIAAVAVGVEYIFFVNVKYKLQDQTTILQYVGGVLALTYLLAMLFKLLFTRHGIDRLGVRWTLALLPMTALAGVLLFGALELAAVGPAMLLVYFGGLYLTLEVLRRALFEPVFLVLFQPLTPLERLEGHTLAKGFYEPLGLGVGGLLLLGLHDSPALNQWVPFVWMGLLLLGAVFLLQRTYWKYLDELKDALGLRFEANPEPNLPPSAPSAADTEEADNSVEEALLAIEDLLKAGSGTLVQHASALLSHTDSRVRTRVLSLVGHQADASLLRRLALDDPDPKLRETASTLAGGHPEANDLLHHPDTVVRRGALRGRLAQAPDDVQARQSLSSILASSDTNSRIMALGLIRFLTPEQQSELLITCLHSPAPEVVQAAVTAAAEATNPTLTDELLRLLRNKTVRHSVADSLVGLGAAALPQIKEVLTKESDGHYLHLLAQVCARLATTEARQVLVEVAQTSNLHARAAALRALSSYPTVPADAPMFQRLVEKEMRLAQQVLHGMSSANAELRSALRYELKKGQQRLFWLLMQIYERQHILDAQRGVAHSAGERQANALEILDNLIPRPLYQGLQALLDTGRLRDKVQTFDSLLGPLSSAEPIQTSIVRRGSASFSAWTISVALLQWHSSPQTVLYLHPHLLSANVLIQESAMAVLRQLPQQRPAAFDQLISVYPDSHQLLMNTPHASASSVSARERVLLLKGTALFAETPENVLGTIVPIMKEVSFQADQEIFVKGTLGNSLFIVSEGEVGIFDGPLQLTTFRKGDFFGELALLDAEARSATAVAQSPVVAFRIDQEDFYDVMEECSEVARNIMRILCQRLRLQNEKMLPGVAA; translated from the coding sequence ATGGAAAAGCTAACCCGGTATCTGGGGATACGGCCCGGCGAGACGAAGACGGTTGGGTTGTTTTTTGCGCACAATTTCCTGCTGGGCATCGGCACCATTCTGGTGTACGTGACGGCCAACGTGCTGCTGTTGGAAGAGCATCCGGAGCGCAATCTGCCCCTGGCGTATTGTGTGGGGGCGCTAGCTATGATGGCCGTAGGGAAGCTGTACGCGCACTTTGAACACCACTGGCTGTTGCAGAAGCTGGCCGTCCGGGCCTTGCTGGTGGCTGTGGTGCTCACACTGGTGCTGGCGCTGCTGCTCCTGCTGGGGCCGTCCGTTACAACGGCGGTAGCCATCATGACGGGCTACCGCCTCATTTATCTGCTGACCAACCTGGAGTTCTGGGGGATGTCGGCCGTGGTCTTTAACGTGCGGCAGGGGCGGCGGCTGTTCAGCATCATCAGCGCCGGCGATATGCCCGCCAAAGCCGTCGGGGCTGTGTTGGCCGTAGTTGTGCACGCCTATAATGAGCTCTACGTGCTCTTGTTGACCGCCTGCGGGGCTTATATACTGGCCTCCTGGATTCAGCGGGCTACGTTTCAATCGCGGGTAGTGGAGGCGCGGCCGGGGGCGCCGAGGGTAGCGCGGCCAGTGCAGTCGGCGCTGGTACGCCAGGTATTTGGGGCCAGCCCCCTGATTCATGCCATGGGCCTGAGTTTGACCGCCATTGCCGCGGTAGCGGTGGGTGTGGAGTATATATTCTTTGTGAATGTGAAGTATAAGCTCCAGGATCAGACCACGATTCTACAGTACGTGGGGGGCGTTTTGGCCCTTACGTACCTGCTGGCTATGCTCTTTAAGCTGCTCTTCACGCGCCACGGCATCGACCGCCTGGGCGTGCGCTGGACACTGGCCTTGCTGCCGATGACGGCCCTGGCGGGTGTTCTACTGTTTGGGGCTTTGGAGCTGGCTGCTGTCGGTCCTGCCATGTTGCTGGTGTATTTTGGCGGGCTTTATCTGACGCTGGAAGTGCTGCGCCGGGCCTTGTTCGAACCAGTGTTCCTAGTTCTCTTCCAACCCCTCACGCCGCTGGAGCGCCTGGAAGGGCACACCTTAGCCAAAGGCTTCTATGAGCCGTTGGGGTTGGGGGTGGGGGGCTTATTGCTACTGGGCCTGCACGACTCGCCAGCGCTGAACCAGTGGGTGCCGTTTGTGTGGATGGGGCTGCTACTGCTGGGCGCTGTTTTTCTGTTGCAGCGTACCTACTGGAAATACCTCGATGAGCTGAAAGACGCGCTGGGCTTACGGTTTGAGGCCAACCCAGAGCCAAATTTGCCCCCCAGTGCACCCTCGGCGGCGGATACGGAAGAAGCCGACAATAGTGTAGAGGAAGCCTTGCTGGCCATTGAGGATCTACTCAAAGCCGGATCCGGCACCTTGGTACAACACGCCTCGGCCTTGCTTTCGCATACCGATAGTCGGGTGCGTACGCGTGTGCTAAGTCTGGTGGGCCATCAGGCCGATGCGAGCCTACTGCGGCGCCTGGCGCTCGACGACCCCGATCCGAAGCTGCGCGAAACCGCCAGTACCCTGGCCGGTGGCCACCCCGAGGCCAATGACTTACTGCATCATCCGGATACCGTGGTGCGGAGGGGAGCTCTGCGGGGCCGGCTGGCACAAGCTCCCGACGACGTGCAGGCCAGGCAAAGCCTCAGCAGTATCCTGGCTTCTTCCGATACCAACTCCCGCATCATGGCCTTGGGACTCATCCGTTTTTTGACTCCCGAGCAACAAAGCGAACTGTTGATAACCTGCCTGCATAGCCCGGCGCCGGAGGTAGTGCAGGCCGCCGTAACCGCCGCCGCGGAGGCGACCAATCCGACCCTAACCGATGAGCTGCTGCGCTTGCTGCGCAACAAGACGGTAAGACATTCAGTGGCCGACAGCCTCGTAGGACTAGGAGCCGCGGCCTTGCCCCAGATCAAGGAAGTATTGACGAAGGAATCAGATGGGCACTACCTGCATTTGCTGGCGCAGGTGTGTGCCCGGCTGGCTACCACGGAAGCCCGGCAAGTGTTGGTGGAGGTAGCGCAGACCTCCAATCTGCACGCGCGCGCCGCCGCATTACGGGCCCTGAGCAGTTATCCCACGGTACCGGCCGATGCGCCCATGTTTCAGCGGCTGGTGGAGAAAGAAATGCGCCTGGCCCAGCAAGTCCTGCATGGTATGAGCAGTGCCAACGCGGAGCTACGCTCGGCCTTACGCTACGAGCTCAAGAAAGGACAACAGCGCTTATTCTGGCTGCTGATGCAAATTTATGAGCGCCAGCATATTCTGGACGCGCAGCGCGGCGTAGCCCACTCGGCGGGCGAACGGCAGGCCAATGCGCTGGAAATTTTGGACAACTTAATTCCCCGGCCGCTTTATCAGGGCCTGCAAGCGTTGCTCGATACCGGACGGTTGCGGGATAAGGTACAAACCTTCGATAGTTTATTAGGCCCCCTGAGTTCCGCCGAGCCTATTCAAACCTCCATCGTGCGGCGCGGGTCTGCCTCTTTTTCAGCCTGGACGATTAGCGTGGCGCTGCTGCAGTGGCATTCAAGTCCGCAAACGGTACTGTATTTACACCCGCACCTGCTGTCAGCCAATGTTCTGATTCAGGAGAGTGCCATGGCCGTACTCCGGCAGCTGCCCCAGCAGCGTCCCGCCGCTTTCGATCAACTGATTTCTGTGTATCCAGATTCCCATCAACTGCTTATGAACACGCCGCACGCTTCCGCTTCCTCGGTTTCGGCGCGGGAGCGCGTACTATTGTTGAAAGGCACCGCACTCTTCGCCGAAACGCCCGAGAACGTTCTGGGTACCATTGTGCCGATTATGAAGGAAGTCTCTTTTCAGGCTGATCAGGAGATTTTTGTCAAAGGAACCCTGGGCAACTCCCTGTTTATTGTAAGCGAGGGGGAGGTGGGAATTTTCGATGGGCCGCTTCAACTGACGACTTTCCGAAAGGGTGATTTCTTTGGCGAGTTAGCCTTGCTGGACGCTGAAGCCCGCTCAGCCACGGCCGTTGCGCAGAGTCCCGTCGTGGCCTTTCGCATCGATCAGGAGGACTTCTACGATGTGATGGAAGAGTGCTCCGAAGTCGCCCGCAATATTATGCGCATCCTCTGCCAACGTCTGCGGCTCCAGAATGAGAAGATGCTGCCCGGCGTGGCTGCTTAG
- a CDS encoding HD domain-containing protein produces MDTKEVVARTADYIEAKFLNEGSGHDWAHIKRVWHTSQALAAQTPAADPFVTELGALLHDVGDWKFHAGDEEAGPRAARAWLSSLGVVEAVIERVEAIIREISFKGVGVPTPMSTPEGELVQDADRLDAIGAIGVARAFAYGGHKGRPLHDPAVAPIAHDSFESYKQNTAPTINHFYEKLLHLQDRLHTPAARVIAEQRHQFMEAFLAQFLREWEGEDVKASAPVG; encoded by the coding sequence TTGGATACTAAAGAGGTTGTTGCTCGCACCGCGGACTATATTGAAGCCAAGTTCCTGAATGAAGGCTCCGGTCATGATTGGGCTCATATTAAGCGGGTGTGGCATACCAGCCAGGCCCTTGCCGCCCAAACCCCGGCTGCCGATCCATTCGTCACGGAACTGGGTGCCTTACTGCACGACGTCGGTGATTGGAAGTTTCATGCCGGTGATGAGGAAGCTGGGCCACGAGCGGCGCGCGCTTGGCTAAGCAGCCTGGGCGTGGTGGAGGCCGTAATTGAGCGTGTGGAGGCCATTATTCGGGAAATTTCCTTCAAAGGAGTAGGGGTGCCTACCCCCATGAGTACGCCGGAGGGGGAATTGGTGCAGGACGCCGACCGCCTGGATGCTATCGGCGCTATTGGCGTAGCACGAGCCTTCGCCTACGGTGGCCACAAAGGGCGGCCGCTCCACGACCCAGCCGTTGCGCCCATCGCCCACGACTCGTTCGAGAGCTACAAGCAGAATACTGCTCCCACGATCAATCACTTTTATGAGAAGCTGCTACACTTGCAGGATCGGCTTCATACCCCAGCGGCGCGTGTAATAGCCGAGCAGCGGCATCAGTTTATGGAGGCGTTTCTCGCTCAGTTTCTGCGCGAATGGGAAGGGGAGGACGTGAAGGCGAGTGCGCCGGTAGGGTGA